A genome region from Sphingobium sp. CR2-8 includes the following:
- a CDS encoding sulfatase family protein — MTDEKRSILLASQGQGKPYAAFSWPADGEAPEPAFTTRTQDLALPKKGDGKPRNIVIVLTDDHRYDAMGFLKPQDFIETPVTDRIAREGVHFRNAFVTTALCSPSRATIFTGLYAHQHRVVDNNHPIAPGLVFFPEYLQAAGYETAFIGKWHMGLEGDDPQPGFDRWVSFKGQGDYWPNGDGLNIDGERVEQDGYLTDQLNDLALDWLETRTREQPFMLFLAHKAVHAEFYPAPRHEGRYEDAAFRYPETMEPGAQGRPMWVENQRNSWHGVDFAYHDDLDIGDYYKRYMETYLSVDEGMGRIMDHLEARGELDDTLILYMSDNGFLFGEHGLIDKRCAYEESMRIPMVARCPALFGGGGTVDEVVANLDIAPTMLEIAGLEPPAWMEGRSLLPLMQGKTVPWRDALLYEYYWERNFPQTPTVHAIREDRYKYVRYHGIWDIDELYDLQDDPLESRNLIFSPGHHDIVERLNKSLFDRLEATGGLDMPLPRDAGERMILRDADKRALAPFPAELLKFLAR; from the coding sequence ATGACAGACGAAAAACGCAGCATCCTTCTCGCCTCGCAAGGGCAGGGAAAGCCCTATGCCGCCTTCTCCTGGCCCGCCGACGGGGAAGCGCCCGAACCCGCCTTCACCACCCGCACCCAGGACCTCGCCCTCCCTAAAAAGGGCGACGGCAAACCGCGCAATATCGTCATCGTCCTGACTGACGATCATCGCTACGACGCAATGGGTTTCTTGAAGCCCCAGGATTTCATCGAAACCCCGGTGACGGACAGGATCGCGCGCGAAGGCGTGCATTTCCGCAACGCCTTCGTCACCACCGCGCTCTGCTCGCCCAGCCGCGCAACCATCTTCACCGGCCTCTATGCGCATCAGCATCGGGTGGTGGACAATAACCATCCGATCGCGCCCGGCCTCGTCTTCTTCCCCGAATATCTCCAGGCGGCGGGCTATGAAACCGCCTTCATCGGCAAATGGCATATGGGGCTGGAGGGCGACGATCCGCAGCCCGGTTTCGACCGCTGGGTCAGCTTCAAGGGGCAGGGCGATTACTGGCCCAATGGCGATGGCCTGAATATCGACGGCGAGCGGGTGGAGCAGGACGGCTATCTCACCGACCAGTTGAACGACCTGGCGCTCGACTGGCTGGAGACGCGCACCCGCGAACAGCCGTTCATGCTGTTCCTGGCGCACAAGGCGGTCCACGCCGAATTCTACCCCGCGCCCCGCCACGAGGGCCGCTATGAAGACGCCGCCTTCCGCTATCCCGAAACGATGGAACCGGGCGCACAAGGCCGCCCGATGTGGGTCGAAAATCAGCGCAACAGCTGGCACGGCGTCGACTTCGCCTATCATGACGATCTCGACATCGGCGATTATTACAAACGCTATATGGAAACCTATCTGTCGGTTGACGAAGGGATGGGCCGGATCATGGACCATCTGGAGGCGCGCGGCGAACTGGACGACACGCTGATCCTCTACATGAGCGACAATGGCTTCCTGTTCGGCGAACATGGCCTGATCGACAAGCGCTGCGCCTATGAAGAATCGATGCGCATCCCGATGGTCGCCCGCTGCCCGGCGCTGTTCGGCGGTGGCGGCACCGTGGACGAGGTCGTCGCCAATCTCGACATCGCGCCCACCATGCTGGAAATCGCTGGCCTTGAACCGCCCGCCTGGATGGAAGGGCGCAGCCTGCTGCCCCTGATGCAGGGCAAAACAGTCCCATGGCGCGACGCCCTGCTCTACGAATATTATTGGGAACGCAATTTTCCGCAGACGCCGACCGTCCACGCCATTCGCGAGGATCGCTACAAATATGTCCGCTACCACGGCATCTGGGACATAGACGAACTTTACGATCTTCAGGACGATCCTCTCGAAAGCCGCAACCTCATTTTCAGCCCCGGCCATCACGACATCGTCGAGCGGCTGAACAAGAGCCTGTTCGACCGGCTGGAAGCGACCGGCGGCCTCGACATGCCCCTGCCCCGCGATGCAGGCGAACGGATGATCCTGCGCGATGCCGACAAGCGCGCGCTGGCCCCCTTCCCGGCCGAATTGCTCAAATTCCTCGCCCGATAG